From Chryseotalea sp. WA131a:
TGACAGGCTCCTCACCGTAATGGACGAACTGCGCGAAAACTGCCCGTGGGATAAAAAACAAACCTTGGAGAGTTTGCGCCACCTTACGATTGAAGAAACATACGAGTTATCAGATGCAATCTTGGAAGGCAACCTGCAAGAAGTAAAGAAAGAACTTGGCGATTTGATGTTGCACTTGGCTTTTTACTCACGCATCGCATCGGAGTTAAAAGCATTTGACATGGCCGATGTGCTGAATGCGATTTGCGATAAGTTGGTTGAACGGCATCCGCATGTATATGGCGATGTGAAGGCAGACGATGAAAAAGCGGTGAAAGAAAATTGGGAGAAAATAAAATTGCGCACCGGAAACAAATCCGTGCTGGAAGGCGTGCCTAAATCACTGCCCGCATTGGTCAAGGCCATTCGAATACAAGACAAAG
This genomic window contains:
- the mazG gene encoding nucleoside triphosphate pyrophosphohydrolase — translated: MPQPLSAPDLNREAKLKAFDRLLTVMDELRENCPWDKKQTLESLRHLTIEETYELSDAILEGNLQEVKKELGDLMLHLAFYSRIASELKAFDMADVLNAICDKLVERHPHVYGDVKADDEKAVKENWEKIKLRTGNKSVLEGVPKSLPALVKAIRIQDKARGVGFDWERKEQVWEKVEEEMSEFKREFEGKSVETIDKEKVMAEFGDLLFSLVNYARFINLDPEEALERTNKKFIKRFQYLESESAKDGKKMGEMSLAEMDVYWNRAKEK